The nucleotide sequence CACGCATCACACTACTACCAGCACGCAGCGCATGACACTAGACGTCCCGATACGCGTTCGCTATGCCGAAACCGACGCCATGGGGGTGGCGTACCATGGGCATTATTTCACGTGGTTCGAAGTCGCGAGGGTAGAGCTTATGCGCGCGCTAGGATTGCGCTATCGAGACCTTGAGGCGGAGGGGATCTACCTGCCGGTTGTGGAATGTCGAGCGCGATTTCTTGCCGCCGCCCGCTACGACGCTCCCTTGCAGGTGCGCACGGCGCTCATGGCGGCCACGCGCGCCAGGATCGTGTTCGGCTACCTCGTGCGGGAACCGGAAGCGACTGTCCCACTTCTCGCCTGCGGTCAGACTACCCACGCGTTTACTACGCGCGAGGGCCGCGCCACGCGACTGCCCCAAAGTCATCCGCTGTGGCAAGGCATGCGTAACGTCACTTGTCAGCCTGAATTCGTCTCAATTGCCTAACTGGGAGCTGCAACACCGATGACCAATCGCCCTCAGACGCAAAAACGCTCCGTGTTGCGGCTCGTCCTCTACGCGTTGGTGCTGCTCACGCTCGTCATAGCATTCCTCTACGCTTACGAGCTGATTGGCGGACTCGTCGACTCCTTGCTGGAGTTCGTCGGAGACATCATCGGCCAATTCTAGCGTCCCAGTTCGCGCGCCTCTTCTCCATGCTATGGCCCCTGAGAATTGTAAGTGTTGAGTAATTCGTTGACAGAATCCGCTTTCCATTCTGAGGAGTTGACGGTGCATGTCATTCCGAGCGGAGCGTCGAACCCTGTTCGCGGAATCTAGGGTCCCTGCTCAACGCACTTTAACGGCTTCAGCACACTAGATTCCGCGCTAAGAGCGACTCTTCGCTGCGCTTCGTTCGGAATGACATGTGTACTAGTCATGTCTAACACTGCGAAAGGTTGCTTTTGTTCTCAAATCTGTCAACGAATTACCTGACATTTACAAGAATGACCGCCGACCGCAGCGCGTCCGGGATTCATTTACTTAAGAACCTGTTGGGGGATTCAAGACATGCTTCGCCCGTCTTCGCCTATTCAGAATTGCCAAGGTCCGAGCATGTCATTCGCACAAGGCAGCTGAGTGAGAGCCTAGACTACTCCGGCACCGGAGTGGGGGGCGGTTTCGGAGTGAGATACTCCTCGATAGCGTCGTGGGCGTTTTGCGCCGCTTCCTCAATGGAAACTTGGCCCCGCGCCACGGGCAGGGTGAGCCGGCTGAAGATCTGCCAACTCAACACGGTTGAGGTTGCCAGGTGGGAAGGCACACTGTCCACCAGGAGTTCCAGCAATACGTCCCGCGCTATGGGGTCGAGCAGCAAGGACATGTACTTGCCGGCCGGCTTGTTGATGAATCCCTGCGCTTCCGTAACGGCCGGCACCAAGCGAATCTGGCCGAGGTGATGTCCCAGATGCAGCATGGTCGCGAAGCCCGCGTCGCCATGCTGGCTGCCGACCGGCATCACCAGCGCCTCCTGCAGGCCGAGTGGTGTCCCGCTGCGGTCTTCTTTGGGTATCACTGCGGGCATGCGGTCCGCCCTCAGCCTGCCAAAGAATGGATTGAAGACCATCGCTGTCTGCAGGCGCTGGCCGTCAATGGTGCCGCGCAGCGTATTGGAGTCTACATCCGGGCCATGTGGCATAACGCCATGGATGCGGCCGAGTTCCTGCCAGAAGCGGATGCCGCGCTGCGCCGCCGGTTCGGTGAGCTTGATCTCCCCCGTATCCAAATCTACGGCGTCGCCGCCCTCTTGGAGCACAAAAGGCAGCCAGCCCGGAATGCTCCACTCCGTATATCCCCAGAAGTCGATCTTCGTATCGCCGTCAACGTCCCGGGTCAGTGACTTGGCCGCGAAGATGAAGTCCTCGTGGTTCCACGTGTGCGTCGGCGTCGCTACTTTGAATTCCTCAAACTTTGTGCTGTTGTACATCACCATAGCCGGCAGCACGGCCAGCGGCACGGCCATGAGCTGGCGCTGGTAGCGCGACAATTGCAGCGCGTTTCCCGCGAAAGACTCAAGCAGGTCGCTGTCCTCCGTCTGGGCGTAGCGATCCAGCGGCGCGAGGATTTGGTGGGTAAAGGCGCGCGGAAAGTCCAACGCGGAGTGCATCCAGGCGATGTCGAGCGGCGCACCGCTCGCGTCGCGGGCGACGACGAACTCCCAAAATGCATCACGCCACGACTTACCGCTCGGCCGCAGTATCTCTACGGCTTCTAGCTGAGAGCGCGGCGTGGGGCCGTCAATTTGCTCCTCGTTCCAGGCGCTGATGGCATTGCTGGCCTCGGTGGGGATGCCGGCGAGGCGCGCCATAAAGGCAAACGTCAGGGTCACCGGCTCGGCTGATTGGCCGCCGTCGGATGATCGCGGGGCTTCCCGGAATGGCGCATTGCCTTCAAGCTCGGGCCTTGCGCTTGCGCGCCCCGGACCCCCGCCACAGGCCGCGAGTACTGCAGCACTCCCACACAAAGCAGCCAGCGTCGCCACACACTCTCGTCTCGTCATCTCGTTCACCCTGATTCGTCAAACGCGTATACTTCTGAATCCTCGTCACTAACGAGGCGGTGAACCGAGCCATTCACGCACCACGGCGGCACCGTTCTCCAGGGCGGCAGGGGCAGCGAGACTGCCTCTCAGCGCCGGCAAGGCCATCCGCTCGGTCAAGGTCTTCCCTAATCCACTATACAACGAGAGCGTAGTGCCGACACTATACGAGAGGCTTCGCAAGACCACGTCCGCTCGGTCCAGCCCCAATGCAAGGTCAGCGTGCATGCGGTTGGGACGACGGATGAACTCAATTGCGTTATTGCGCGGTGGCACCAGCAACTGTGACCCTAGTTGTGCGGCCAGCGGTTTGGCAACGGCGTAGGCAGCGTCAATATTCGCGCTGTGCGCGGAAACGCCAACCATGTCGGTGACCAACATGGGTAGGGATTGGGACGGCCCGTTGGGTGTCCCAACAAAGGCGAACGGCAATGAGTAAGGCTCCGTGTTGTGCCAGTTGATGAGTTCGAGGCGCAGCGGCGCTGTGGAAGAACCGTTTCGCCGCCGCATAACTGCATCCATGGTGACGTGCGGCCCGCCTTCCAGCGCCCGATAGCGGTGTGCAAGTTCCATCCAAAAATGCAGCCCGCGCCGGGCCTCTGACTGGTCAAGCGTCGTTCTGCCGGCGCCAAGATCGGCAACCCGCCCGCCTGCGCCAACAATTAGAGGCAACCAAGCGGGAACGGTCGTCGTGCCAAACCCCCAAACTGTGCCCTTGTCCGCGGTGTGTGTCAGCGCCGCGGCCATCGTGGCAAATTCATCCCACGTCCAACTTGACAGCGGCGACGGCACCTCGCGCGCCGTGAGAACTTCAGTATCATACCGCACTGAAAGAATGCCCAGCGCCGCCGGGAGCGCCATTTGCTGTCCCCAAAACTCTAGGGCGCGCAATGACTCCGGATGGTAGCCCTTCAGTGTATTGTTGGTGTCGTTATCGAGAAAAGGGTTTAAGGGACGCAGCAAATCGCCGCGCAAGATCTCCGGGAGGTCATCCTGCAAACTGAACCAGACAACGTCAGGAGCCTCGCCTGCCGCAACGCGCTGGCGAATTGCGGTCACAAACGAACGGCCGGGCGTGGCTACGATCCTGTGTACTTCTCTGATGGTGGGTATGCCGTCGCGCCCGCCGGGCGCCAACCCGTAGCGCACTGTCGGCAACGCCTTGTCCAATACGGCGTTCACCCGGTCACCGGCTCGCACGGCAACGGTGACGGTGACCTCCTCCGGCACTGGCGTCGGCGCATCGGGGGCGCCGCGTTTACCGCAGGCAAGCAACAGACCGCTGCCAAGGCCTGCACTGCCGGCTCGTAACAATTCTCGTCGCGTCATGGGCAAGACCCCCCGCAAAGAACTGTCCTTAGGGTACATACTCCCACTGCGCTTCAAATGTGTCAATCGCCTGGCGCAATGTTCCGGCTCAACTACGGAGCGCGAACTTCACCAGGGTCCACAACGCGTGCGGCCCGTCAATCCAAGGATTGAGCTTGCGCTCTCTGCGTGGCGTGTAAGATATCGGCACCTCACGAATGCCATAGCCTAGCTTCAGGATTTTCGCCGTGATCTCCGGCTCCAATTCAAAGCCCGAAGACTCGATAGTGAATCGATCGACAACCTCCCTGGCCATCATCTTGTAGCACGTCTCCATGTCATGCAGCGAGGCCCGAAACAGGATACGTGTTACGAGGGTAAGGAAAACATTGCCGAGACGCCGGACGAACTCCTGGTGTTCCAACGATCGCACGCCATAGACCACCTTGGTCTCGCCCCGCGCGATCGGTCCCAGCAACGCCGGAAAGTCCGCCGGATCATACTCCAGATCAGCGTCCTGAATGACGATCACGTCTCCCGTCGCCGCCGCCAACGCGGTGCGAATTGCCGCGCCCTTTCCTCTATTCTCCGGGTGATAAACTACGTGGTACCGCTCGTCCTGGAGAGACTGTAACACTGCTGTCGTGCCGTCCGATGAGCCATCGTCTACGATGACGATCTCTTTCTCCAAAGAGACGTCCGCCACGCGCTCCAGAACTGCGCGCACGGTCTCGCATTCGTTGTAGACCGGAATCAAAACGGAGAGTTTCATAGCAGCTATACCATCGGTTGCAAGAATCAAACACCCAAACGCACTGGGAGGAGCGAGGCACTCAGGGAATGCCCAACGGGGCTAGGGGTGTCGGCAAATGCGTAGCTCAGAGTAAGTCAGGTCTAGGTTGGTTTAGGAGCGCCCCTACTATATCATTGGGTCCATAACTGAGTAAACACCTCCCACGATTCGAACTTGCCGGCGCCAAGCTGCACTGCTCTCGAGACCAGGGCAGGCCGCGACCGCGCTGTGCAGGATCATCTCCCATAATTCAGCGCCAAGGAGCACACAATGGCCACGCCGCCGTACTCCGTACACGTGGAACGAAATGTCGCCGTGCCCATGCGGGATGGCGTTGTCTTGCGCGCAGACGTTTACCGACCGGATGCTGCGGGGCCGTTTCCCGTAATCCTCACGCGCACGCCGTACAACAAGACTGCCTTAGACGGCGGTCCGTCACCTACCTACGAAACCCTGGCTGCGTCAGGGTATCTTATCGTGGCACAAGACGTGCGCGGCCGCTATGCCTCGGACGGTGAATTCACGCCGCTCTTTGCCTTTGGCTATCCGGATATCGAAGACGGTTACGATACGGTTGAGTGGTGCGCGCGGCTGCCGGATTCAACCGGCGACGTCGGCATCTTCGGCAACTCCTACGGGGGCTTTACTTCGTATTGCGCCGCTTTCAGCCAAGCCCCCAGCCTCCGCTGCGTCTTTGCCGAAGGTATGACCCAGCGCCTCACGGACTTTGAGCCGCACTTCCGTCCCGGGCGGCGCTTTGCCTGGTCTATGTGCACCATCGCGCCGGACATTCGTCTCAAGCAGGGCCTCGGTGGGCCGCATCACAAGGAGATTGCCGATCAATTGTGGGAACGTGAACGCCACAAGTGGCTGTGGTTCCTGCCCCGCAAGGACATACCGGACGATCACTTTGGCGGGCCTGTGCAGGCCGCCTACTACCGCACGCTCATGACCGAGGCCGGCGTCGACACGTTCCAGTGGCAAGACCGCTACCCGGACGTCCGCGTACCGGTATTCCACCGCACGGGCTGGTACGACCGCTTCGTGCGCGCGATCGACGGCCATACGCTCATGGCACAGCAGGCCGGCACGCCGGAGGCCCGCGCCGGGCAGCGCGCCATGATTGGACCCTGGGGACACACAAGCGCCCTTAACGTCTACGAAGGCGAACTGGATTTCGGTCCTGACGGCCTTGTGGAGCAGACCGACCTCCTGCTCCGCTGGTTCGATTTCTGGCTCAAAGACCAGGATACCGGCATCATGGACGAGGGGCCGATTAGCCTATATATTCTTGGCGACAATGCGTGGCGCAACGAGAATGAATGGCCGCTCGCGCGTACACAGTACACCGACTATCACCTACACAGCAACGGCAACGCGCAGACCCCTCACGGCGACGGCGCCCTTTCGCCAGATCAGTCGGGTGACGAGTCGCCCGACCAGTTTGTCTACGATCCTCGCGATCCGGTGCCCTCTTGCCATCTGATGCACGATCAAGACGGCGTCTTCGACCAGCGCGTGCTGGATTCTCGCCAGGACGTGCTCGTCTACCAGACCGACACCTTGACTGAGCCATTGGAGGTGACCGGCGAACCGGTCCTGCACCTGCATGCCGCTTCCAGCGCCGTTGACACGGACTTCATGGCAAAACTGATCGACGTCCACCCCAATGGCTTTGCGCAAAACCTCAGCTACGGTGTCGTGCGCGCCCGCTACCGCAATGGCTATGAGTCGTCGCAACTGCTAACGCCCGGACAGGTGTATGAATTCACCATCACGCTCAACCCGATCGCGAATGTCTTTCAACCCGGCCACCGCCTGCGCCTGGATATCTCCAGCAGCGACTTTCCCAACTGGGACCGCAACCTGAACACCGGCAGCGACGGCTACGCGGATGCCACGATGGTCAGCGCCCGCCAGACTGTGCTTCACGATGCCAACCACCCAACGCGCATCACTTTGCCCGTTATTCCGAGAGACTGAATCCCGCGGCTGACTGCCTAAGTGAGCACAAGTTTGCAACCTGCGCTACCGTTCGGATGGCGCGTTCGCCGCGCTACTTGGCTTAGGCCGCGTTTCCGTCGGCAAGTCGGCGGGCATTGAGAGGATCCGGGCATGGCGAGCCAAGCGGTAGGCCTAAGGGAAAAGTTGCTCCTCCTAACTGAAGGCCACCGCCGCCTATATCGCAACTCCTCGTTTGTATTGCTCTGGAGCGGTCAGACGGTCTCTGTTTTTGGTGATGCCTTCTTCAATCTCGCCGTCATGTGGGTGGTGTGGTCGGAGACCCAGTCAACCCTGCAGACCGCCATCATACAGGCCATCTGGCACCTCCCCGATGTCCTTCTTGCGCCCTTGGCCGGCGTCCTCGCCGACCGCTGGGACCGCAAAGCGATCATGGTAACGACCAGCCTCGCCGCGGCAGCAGTGGTGGGAGCGGTGGCCCTGCTGGTGATGCTAATCGGACACCTGCCTCCCATCGTTGCCTTTGTAGCAATCTTCAAGCTAAACAGCCTGACTACGTTCATGAACCCAGCCCGCGCCTCGGTCATGCCCTCCCTTGTAGGGCGTGACCTGCTGACCACGGCCCAGGGCTTGTTTTCCACCGCCAGAGAAACAGCATCTTTGGCTGGCAGCGCGGCTGCCGGGCTGCTGATCGCGGCTGCGAGTGCAGTGTGGGCCTTGGCGGTCGATGCGGCGTCGTTCCTGTTCGTGGCGCTGTGTATCGCGCTCGCCCGCCTGCCAGGCAGGGCTGCCCCATCCGCCGCCTCGAATGAGGCTCGTCCTCGGCTCTCTCTGGGGTCAGTCGCCCAAGACCTGCGGGAAGGGTGGCGGACGGCCACCGGGCTGCCGGTGTTGCGGGCGTTGCTGTGGCTCAGCGTCCTTATCAACATCGGCTCCTTCATGGGTCCGCTGTGGCCGGCCCTTGTACAGGAGCGTCTTGGCGGCGGGGCGGGCTCTTTCGGCATGCTTTTGGCAGCAGGGACGGCAGGCGGCATGTTTGGCGGACTTTTGGCCGGGCCGTTAGAACGGCGCCTCGGCGCAGGGCGTGTTCTGGCATCGGGCTGGAGCCTGTCGGGGGCATGCACGTTGGGGATAGCAATCTCCACCTGGATGACAGCGACCGTGGTCCTGGAGTTCGTAGAGACCGCCTCACTTACCGCCAGCATGGTGGCGAGTGGCGCGATCACGATTACAGCCGTTCCTGAAGAGTACCGCGGCCGGCTCTTTGGCGTATTCCGCAGCCTGTCCGTCGTCCTCATCCCCGCGAGTGCCCTCGCCGGAGGGTTCATTGCGGAGTTCGTGGAGATTTGGATCATGTTCGCCGCTGGCGGAGAGATAATCCTCGCCCTCGCGTTGACCGCCTGGGTGAATCCCCACGTTAGAAACGCGCGCATCTGAGAGGCGCGGGGAGAATTCGAGTCCGGGTAGCGCAGGTTTGCAACCTGCGCCGATATGACCAAATTTGATACCCGTGCTACCGCCCGGTCGGGGCGCCGCGACAATGCCCACAAACGTCAACCGCCCCGAGCCGCGCGGTAAAGCGGAACCGCACAAACGCTTACTTCTTCACGTCGGCACGACTCTGCGAACATCCTCGATCTTGTCGAAGTCGCTCTCCCAGCTATATATCTCCGTAATCCCACGGGCTTTCATGTGCACAACTGTGTAGGCGTCGGCGAAAGAGATGCGGTGCTGTACAAACACATCGAGCGCTTCCAGGCATAGTCGCTTCTCGGCAAACCGGATTCCAGGCAGGGAGATGATGGCGCCTACCATCGACCCTATCCTCTCTCTGGAAACACCGTACGTGCGCTGGAGAGTGAACACGGTTTCGAATACGACCAACGGCGAGGTGACAACCTTTTCCTCCCCCCGCTGAATTATCGCCAGCAGCCGACGCGCGGATTCTGCCATTTCCAAGTTATCACCCGTGAAGTAGCGTAGAAGGATGTTGGTATCAAGAAAGCGCATCGTCTTCACTTTGCCGGTCAGACTCTGCTTCTTTCGCCACCCCTTCTTCGAACGCAGCGCGTTCTTCACGCCAAGTTAGAGCCTTTTGCGAACTTGCTGCTGCGCCAAAGTAACGATCCACTGGGGACAGGACCGGCAGCAGGCGAACTCCGTCTGGTGTCGATTCAAACCGCACGAAGTCCCGCGGCTTGATGCCTAGCTCCTTTCGTATCTCAGCCGGTACCGTTACCTGGCCCTTCTGCGTTACCCTCGTTTGGTAAACTCGCACTGTAATACTCCTTAACTTCTTCTCCCTATTTCCTTAAGTAATACTATTCTATAGGTAATACATCTGCCAAGGGCACACCAACCTAGAATCTTTCCCGTTACCTGCATTCCCCCACTACCGCACACATGCCTGCCAGGCCTAACACACCCCTTCTCCCTTGACGGTAAGCGTGATGCTGCAGCCTGCCGAATCTCTCTGCATTCGCTACAATAGATGGTACTACTCGAAATCTACTGCCATTCGGCGAGACCCCTACTGTTTGTGAGGCAAAGAATTACCGTGCGCACTGACGAAATTCGCCAACGCTTTCTCGACTATTTTGCAGAAAAAGAGCATCTTGTCATGCCGGGATCATCGCTCATTCCACAGAGCGATCCCAGCGTCTTGCTCACCAGTGCCGGCATGCAGCAATTCAAGGACTATTACCTCGGCCTCGCCGATCCGCCGCGGCCGCGCATTGCCACCGTCCAGAAGTGCCTGCGCACCGATGATATCGACGAGGTCGGCGACCAGTCGCACCTCACCTTCTTCGAGATGCTGGGGAACTTCGCTTTTGGCGACTACTTCAAAGAAGAGGCAATCGCCTTTGCCTGGGAACTCGTGACCGAGCGCTTTCCCTTTGCCAAGGAGCAGGTGTGGGCAACCGTATTCGGCGGTGAAGATGACCTCGGCCCCGATGAAGCTGCCGAGCGGGCGTGGCTTGCGGTTGGCGTGCCGCCGGAGCGCATAGTCCGTTACTCAGGCTGGAAAGAGAACTGGTGGGGCCCTACCGGTGATTCCGGCCCCTGCGGACCGTGTTCGGAGATCCATCTTGAGCTCGCGCCGAATACCGATGGTCACGACTGCCTGGGTCCGGCCTGCCCCTGCGGCCGCTTTCTTGAAATCTGGAACCTCGTGTTCAATCAGTATTTCTCACGTGCGAGCAACAGCAATCTCAGCGCCGACGCCCTGACACCACTTGACAGCGTTGGCGTGGACACAGGGGCCGGTCTGGAACGCTGGGCCGTGGCGCTTCAGGGCGTTGCCACCCCGTACGATACGGACCTCTTCCAGCCGATCGTGCAGCAGGCGGCGCAGTTGCTCGGCTGCACCTACGGCGACCACACGGAGCAGGACGTCGGCCTCCGCATCATATGCGAGCACGCGCGCGCTGCCGTCTTTCTGATTGGAGACGGCATCCTGCCGGGCAACGTGGGGCGTAGCTACGTGCTCCGCCGCCTGATCCGGCGCGCCATGCGCCACGCGTACCTGCTGGGCCGTCGGGAGCCCATGCTGGCCGCACTGTGCCGGACTGTCATCGCGCATATGGGTACAGCGTACCCTGACATACGTGCGCGCGAAGACTTCATTTTGCGCATGATCACGCAGGAGGAAGAGCGCTTCTTGCGCAACGTGAACCAGGGTCTGCCAATTCTCTCTGGAATGCTGGAAGACGCGGAGCAAGCAGGCGGCACAATTCTCGGAGGTGCAGATGCGTTCCTGCTCCATGACTCGTACGGCTTTCCCATTGAGCTCACCCGAGAAGTCGCCGCCAGTCGCGGGATTACGGTGGATGAAGAAGCCTACCAAGCCGCGCTGCGCGAGCAACAGGAACGCAGCCGCCAGAGCGCGCAATTCGAAATCGTGCAGAACCTGCCAACCGACTTTGCTGGCGTAGACTTCACTGGGTACGAAGCAACCACTGATACCGGCACCGTCGTCGGCATACAGCAAGGCGACGAGCGCGCCGGCAGGCTGGAAGCCGGAGAAGAGGGCGTCATTGTGCTTGACCGCACACCTTTCTATGCGGAAGGCGGCGGCCAGGTGGGTGACACCGGGCGTATTGAGAACACTGACGGTGTCTTCCGCGTGGAAAACACGTACTCGCCGCAACCCGGTCTCATCGCTCACCAGGGCCGTGTGACGGAAGGGTCGATCGTGGCTGATCGTTCGGTCACGGCGACCGTCGACCCCGAGAGACGCGCCAACACGGCGCGCAACCATACGGCGACCCATCTCATGCACGCCGGCCTGCGCAGCGTGCTCGGAGACCACGTCCAGCAATCCGGGTCGCTGGTCGCGCCGGACCATCTGCGCT is from Chloroflexota bacterium and encodes:
- a CDS encoding extracellular solute-binding protein, whose protein sequence is MTRRELLRAGSAGLGSGLLLACGKRGAPDAPTPVPEEVTVTVAVRAGDRVNAVLDKALPTVRYGLAPGGRDGIPTIREVHRIVATPGRSFVTAIRQRVAAGEAPDVVWFSLQDDLPEILRGDLLRPLNPFLDNDTNNTLKGYHPESLRALEFWGQQMALPAALGILSVRYDTEVLTAREVPSPLSSWTWDEFATMAAALTHTADKGTVWGFGTTTVPAWLPLIVGAGGRVADLGAGRTTLDQSEARRGLHFWMELAHRYRALEGGPHVTMDAVMRRRNGSSTAPLRLELINWHNTEPYSLPFAFVGTPNGPSQSLPMLVTDMVGVSAHSANIDAAYAVAKPLAAQLGSQLLVPPRNNAIEFIRRPNRMHADLALGLDRADVVLRSLSYSVGTTLSLYSGLGKTLTERMALPALRGSLAAPAALENGAAVVREWLGSPPR
- a CDS encoding glycosyltransferase family 2 protein, with the translated sequence MKLSVLIPVYNECETVRAVLERVADVSLEKEIVIVDDGSSDGTTAVLQSLQDERYHVVYHPENRGKGAAIRTALAAATGDVIVIQDADLEYDPADFPALLGPIARGETKVVYGVRSLEHQEFVRRLGNVFLTLVTRILFRASLHDMETCYKMMAREVVDRFTIESSGFELEPEITAKILKLGYGIREVPISYTPRRERKLNPWIDGPHALWTLVKFALRS
- a CDS encoding PIN domain-containing protein; translation: MRFLDTNILLRYFTGDNLEMAESARRLLAIIQRGEEKVVTSPLVVFETVFTLQRTYGVSRERIGSMVGAIISLPGIRFAEKRLCLEALDVFVQHRISFADAYTVVHMKARGITEIYSWESDFDKIEDVRRVVPT
- a CDS encoding AbrB/MazE/SpoVT family DNA-binding domain-containing protein; translated protein: MRVYQTRVTQKGQVTVPAEIRKELGIKPRDFVRFESTPDGVRLLPVLSPVDRYFGAAASSQKALTWREERAAFEEGVAKEAESDRQSEDDALS
- a CDS encoding MFS transporter, translated to MASQAVGLREKLLLLTEGHRRLYRNSSFVLLWSGQTVSVFGDAFFNLAVMWVVWSETQSTLQTAIIQAIWHLPDVLLAPLAGVLADRWDRKAIMVTTSLAAAAVVGAVALLVMLIGHLPPIVAFVAIFKLNSLTTFMNPARASVMPSLVGRDLLTTAQGLFSTARETASLAGSAAAGLLIAAASAVWALAVDAASFLFVALCIALARLPGRAAPSAASNEARPRLSLGSVAQDLREGWRTATGLPVLRALLWLSVLINIGSFMGPLWPALVQERLGGGAGSFGMLLAAGTAGGMFGGLLAGPLERRLGAGRVLASGWSLSGACTLGIAISTWMTATVVLEFVETASLTASMVASGAITITAVPEEYRGRLFGVFRSLSVVLIPASALAGGFIAEFVEIWIMFAAGGEIILALALTAWVNPHVRNARI
- a CDS encoding CocE/NonD family hydrolase, which gives rise to MATPPYSVHVERNVAVPMRDGVVLRADVYRPDAAGPFPVILTRTPYNKTALDGGPSPTYETLAASGYLIVAQDVRGRYASDGEFTPLFAFGYPDIEDGYDTVEWCARLPDSTGDVGIFGNSYGGFTSYCAAFSQAPSLRCVFAEGMTQRLTDFEPHFRPGRRFAWSMCTIAPDIRLKQGLGGPHHKEIADQLWERERHKWLWFLPRKDIPDDHFGGPVQAAYYRTLMTEAGVDTFQWQDRYPDVRVPVFHRTGWYDRFVRAIDGHTLMAQQAGTPEARAGQRAMIGPWGHTSALNVYEGELDFGPDGLVEQTDLLLRWFDFWLKDQDTGIMDEGPISLYILGDNAWRNENEWPLARTQYTDYHLHSNGNAQTPHGDGALSPDQSGDESPDQFVYDPRDPVPSCHLMHDQDGVFDQRVLDSRQDVLVYQTDTLTEPLEVTGEPVLHLHAASSAVDTDFMAKLIDVHPNGFAQNLSYGVVRARYRNGYESSQLLTPGQVYEFTITLNPIANVFQPGHRLRLDISSSDFPNWDRNLNTGSDGYADATMVSARQTVLHDANHPTRITLPVIPRD
- a CDS encoding thioesterase family protein; translation: MTLDVPIRVRYAETDAMGVAYHGHYFTWFEVARVELMRALGLRYRDLEAEGIYLPVVECRARFLAAARYDAPLQVRTALMAATRARIVFGYLVREPEATVPLLACGQTTHAFTTREGRATRLPQSHPLWQGMRNVTCQPEFVSIA
- the alaS gene encoding alanine--tRNA ligase, producing MRTDEIRQRFLDYFAEKEHLVMPGSSLIPQSDPSVLLTSAGMQQFKDYYLGLADPPRPRIATVQKCLRTDDIDEVGDQSHLTFFEMLGNFAFGDYFKEEAIAFAWELVTERFPFAKEQVWATVFGGEDDLGPDEAAERAWLAVGVPPERIVRYSGWKENWWGPTGDSGPCGPCSEIHLELAPNTDGHDCLGPACPCGRFLEIWNLVFNQYFSRASNSNLSADALTPLDSVGVDTGAGLERWAVALQGVATPYDTDLFQPIVQQAAQLLGCTYGDHTEQDVGLRIICEHARAAVFLIGDGILPGNVGRSYVLRRLIRRAMRHAYLLGRREPMLAALCRTVIAHMGTAYPDIRAREDFILRMITQEEERFLRNVNQGLPILSGMLEDAEQAGGTILGGADAFLLHDSYGFPIELTREVAASRGITVDEEAYQAALREQQERSRQSAQFEIVQNLPTDFAGVDFTGYEATTDTGTVVGIQQGDERAGRLEAGEEGVIVLDRTPFYAEGGGQVGDTGRIENTDGVFRVENTYSPQPGLIAHQGRVTEGSIVADRSVTATVDPERRANTARNHTATHLMHAGLRSVLGDHVQQSGSLVAPDHLRFDFSHPEALSHQEIEEVERRVNTLVQSNLQTEIAHLETSEAVAAGALALFGEKYGETVRVITIGDVSKELCGGTHVPATGSIGLFVIQSESSIGAGLRRIEALTGPAAVRHVQEQNALLLDLSHSLEAPPQELGERTAALREELAQQRREIARLERGQAGQQVEHLIAAAEVVDDMKLVVGRVDVANVENFRELGDRVKDRLEGSGALLLGSVLNDRPQFLIMTTKGLSQRGIHAGNLVRAVGKVAGGGGGGGPETAQAGGRDPGKLDEALASGAQLLRDAMTGAT